One Mycolicibacterium goodii genomic region harbors:
- a CDS encoding aromatic/alkene monooxygenase hydroxylase subunit beta, whose amino-acid sequence MSAPEKPRERSFPKIEFTDSEAGAKVFPSSKSRSYSYFTPAKLRATMYEDVTVDVQPDPDRHLTQGWIYGFGNGPGGYPKDWTTAKSSNWHAFLDPNEEWNQTIYRNNAAVVRQVELCLKNAKRARVYDGWNTTWLTFIERHVGAWMHAENGLALHVFTSIQRSGPTNMINTAVAVNAAHKMRFAQDLALFNLDLAEATDAFDGSVHRAVWQEAPEWQPTRRVVEELTAVGDWCQLLFATNIVFEQLVGSLFRSELIMQIAARNGDYITPTIVGTGEHDYDRDLNYSRNLFRLLTRDPEHGEANKALFAEWLGIWVPRCLDAARALQPIWSTPADKAVTFASSLKAAKAKFSALLEEIDLDIPEELDK is encoded by the coding sequence ATGTCAGCCCCTGAAAAACCAAGAGAACGCAGCTTTCCCAAGATCGAGTTCACCGACTCCGAGGCCGGAGCCAAGGTGTTTCCGAGTTCCAAGAGCCGCAGTTATTCGTACTTCACGCCGGCCAAGCTGCGCGCGACGATGTACGAAGACGTCACCGTCGACGTACAACCCGATCCCGATCGGCACCTGACCCAGGGCTGGATCTACGGCTTCGGGAACGGACCCGGTGGATACCCGAAAGACTGGACCACGGCCAAGTCCTCGAACTGGCACGCCTTCCTCGACCCCAACGAGGAGTGGAACCAGACCATCTACCGCAACAACGCCGCGGTCGTGCGTCAGGTCGAGCTGTGTCTGAAAAACGCCAAACGTGCCCGCGTCTACGACGGCTGGAACACGACCTGGCTGACGTTCATCGAACGCCATGTCGGGGCGTGGATGCACGCCGAGAATGGGCTGGCGTTGCACGTGTTCACGTCCATCCAGCGGTCCGGACCGACCAACATGATCAACACTGCGGTCGCGGTGAACGCCGCGCACAAGATGCGGTTCGCCCAGGACCTCGCGCTGTTCAATCTCGACCTGGCCGAGGCCACCGACGCCTTCGACGGCAGCGTGCACCGGGCCGTGTGGCAGGAGGCGCCGGAATGGCAGCCGACCCGCAGGGTTGTGGAAGAGCTGACGGCGGTGGGAGATTGGTGCCAGCTGTTGTTCGCCACCAACATCGTGTTCGAACAGCTCGTCGGGTCGCTGTTCCGCTCGGAACTGATCATGCAGATCGCCGCACGAAACGGCGACTACATCACTCCGACGATCGTGGGCACCGGCGAACACGACTACGACCGCGACCTCAACTACAGCCGCAACCTGTTCCGGCTGCTGACCCGCGACCCGGAGCACGGCGAGGCCAACAAGGCACTGTTCGCCGAGTGGCTGGGAATCTGGGTGCCACGTTGCCTCGACGCCGCACGTGCGCTGCAACCGATCTGGTCGACCCCGGCCGACAAAGCCGTCACCTTCGCCTCGAGCCTGAAGGCCGCCAAGGCGAAGTTCTCAGCCCTGCTGGAAGAGATCGATCTCGACATCCCCGAGGAGTTGGACAAATGA
- a CDS encoding 2Fe-2S iron-sulfur cluster-binding protein, which produces MADSHKINFEPVDIEMDVREDENILDAAFRQGIHLMHGCREGRCSACKSYVLDGEIQMENYSTFACNDAEVDEGFVLLCRSHAFSDCTIELLNFDEDELLGGIPIQDVRTEVLAVEPKTRDIVSLRLKPVEPGKFDFKPGQYADLHIPGTEEHRSFSMATTPSCSDEVEFLIKKYPGGKFSALLDGHIQVGDEIALTGPYGSFTLKDGHVLPVVCIGGGAGMAPILSLLRHMNETGNGRPARFYYGARTAADLFYLDEILELGKGIKDFQFIACLSESAEGQVPGTVAVEEGMVTDVVARHESAIAKTEVYLCGPPPMVDAALGFLDANSVPKDQVFYDSFTSPIFDQ; this is translated from the coding sequence ATGGCGGATTCGCACAAGATCAACTTCGAACCCGTGGACATCGAGATGGATGTCCGCGAGGACGAGAACATTCTCGACGCCGCCTTTCGCCAGGGCATCCACCTGATGCACGGCTGCCGGGAGGGGCGCTGCTCGGCGTGCAAGTCCTACGTGCTCGACGGCGAGATCCAGATGGAGAACTATTCCACCTTCGCGTGCAACGACGCCGAGGTGGACGAGGGCTTCGTCCTGCTGTGCCGGTCACATGCGTTCAGCGACTGCACCATCGAGCTGCTGAATTTCGACGAGGACGAACTTCTCGGCGGCATTCCGATCCAGGACGTCCGCACCGAGGTCCTGGCGGTCGAACCCAAGACGCGTGACATCGTGTCGCTGCGACTGAAACCGGTCGAGCCGGGCAAGTTCGATTTCAAGCCCGGCCAGTACGCCGACCTGCATATCCCAGGCACCGAGGAGCATCGATCGTTCTCGATGGCGACCACCCCGTCGTGCAGCGACGAGGTCGAGTTCCTCATCAAGAAGTACCCCGGCGGTAAGTTCTCGGCACTGCTCGACGGCCACATCCAGGTCGGCGACGAGATCGCGCTCACCGGCCCCTATGGATCGTTCACCCTCAAGGACGGACATGTGTTACCTGTCGTGTGCATCGGCGGCGGGGCGGGCATGGCGCCGATCCTCTCGCTGCTCCGGCACATGAACGAGACCGGGAACGGCCGGCCGGCGAGGTTCTACTACGGTGCACGCACCGCAGCCGACCTGTTCTACCTCGACGAAATTCTAGAACTGGGCAAGGGAATCAAGGACTTCCAGTTCATCGCCTGCCTCTCGGAGTCCGCGGAGGGGCAGGTGCCCGGCACGGTCGCGGTGGAGGAGGGCATGGTCACCGACGTCGTGGCACGCCACGAGAGCGCCATCGCCAAGACCGAGGTGTATCTGTGCGGCCCGCCACCGATGGTCGACGCCGCGTTGGGGTTCCTCGACGCCAACTCCGTGCCCAAAGACCAGGTGTTCTACGACAGCTTCACCAGCCCGATCTTCGACCAATAG
- a CDS encoding methane monooxygenase, producing MSRQSLTKAHAKISELTWEPTFATPATRFGTDYTFEKAPKKDPLKQIMRSYFSMEEEKDNRVYGAMDGAIRGNMFRQVQQRWLEWQKLFLSIIPFPEISAARAMPMAIDAVPNPEIHNGLAVQMIDEVRHSTIQMNLKKLYMNNYIDPAGFDMTEKAFANNYAGTIGRQFGEGFITGDAITAANIYLTVVAETAFTNTLFVAMPDEAAANGDYLLPTVFHSVQSDESRHISNGYSILLMALADERNRPLLERDLRYAWWNNHCVVDAAIGTFIEYGTKDRRKDRESYAEMWRRWIYDDYYRSYLLPLEKYGLTIPHDLVEEAWKRIVEKGYVHEVARFFATGWPVNYWRIDTMTDTDFEWFEHKYPGWYNKFGKWWENYNRLAYPGRNKPIAFEEVGYQYPHRCWTCMVPALIREDMIVEKVDGQWRTYCSETCYWTDAVAFRGEYEGRATPNMGRLTGFREWETLHHGKDLADIVTDLGYVRDDGKTLVGQPHLDLDPQKMWTLDDVRGNTFNSPNVLLNQMTNDERDAHVAAYRAGGVPA from the coding sequence TTGAGCAGACAAAGCCTGACCAAGGCGCACGCCAAGATAAGCGAACTCACCTGGGAGCCGACGTTCGCCACACCGGCGACCCGGTTCGGCACCGACTACACGTTCGAGAAGGCACCCAAGAAGGATCCGCTCAAGCAGATCATGCGGTCCTACTTCTCGATGGAGGAGGAGAAGGACAACCGCGTCTACGGCGCGATGGACGGCGCCATCCGCGGCAACATGTTCCGGCAGGTCCAGCAGCGCTGGCTGGAATGGCAGAAGCTCTTCCTGTCGATCATTCCGTTCCCCGAAATCTCGGCGGCCCGCGCCATGCCGATGGCCATCGACGCCGTGCCGAACCCGGAGATCCACAACGGCCTGGCGGTCCAGATGATCGATGAGGTTCGGCACTCGACGATCCAGATGAACCTCAAGAAGCTCTACATGAACAACTACATCGACCCGGCCGGCTTCGACATGACGGAGAAGGCGTTCGCGAACAACTACGCGGGCACCATCGGGCGCCAGTTCGGCGAGGGTTTCATCACCGGCGACGCGATCACCGCCGCCAACATCTACCTCACGGTGGTCGCCGAGACCGCCTTCACCAACACCCTTTTCGTGGCGATGCCCGACGAGGCGGCCGCGAACGGCGACTACCTGCTGCCGACGGTGTTCCACTCGGTGCAGTCCGACGAGTCGCGACACATCTCGAACGGCTACTCGATCCTGCTGATGGCGCTCGCCGACGAACGCAACCGACCGCTGCTCGAACGCGACCTGCGCTACGCCTGGTGGAACAACCACTGCGTGGTCGACGCCGCGATCGGCACCTTCATCGAGTACGGCACCAAGGACCGCCGCAAGGACCGGGAGAGCTACGCCGAGATGTGGCGTCGCTGGATCTACGACGACTACTACCGCAGTTACCTTCTGCCACTGGAGAAGTACGGACTGACGATTCCGCACGACCTGGTCGAGGAGGCGTGGAAGCGCATCGTCGAGAAGGGCTACGTGCATGAGGTGGCCCGATTCTTCGCCACCGGTTGGCCGGTGAACTACTGGCGCATCGACACCATGACCGACACCGACTTCGAGTGGTTCGAGCACAAGTATCCGGGCTGGTACAACAAGTTCGGCAAGTGGTGGGAGAACTACAACCGGCTGGCCTACCCCGGGCGCAACAAGCCGATCGCGTTCGAAGAGGTCGGGTACCAGTACCCGCACCGGTGCTGGACCTGCATGGTGCCCGCGTTGATCCGCGAGGACATGATCGTCGAGAAGGTCGACGGCCAGTGGAGGACGTACTGCTCCGAGACCTGCTACTGGACCGACGCCGTCGCCTTCCGGGGTGAATACGAGGGCAGAGCAACCCCGAACATGGGACGGCTCACCGGTTTCCGCGAGTGGGAGACCCTGCATCACGGCAAGGACCTCGCCGACATCGTGACCGATCTCGGCTACGTCCGCGACGACGGGAAGACTCTCGTCGGGCAACCACACCTGGATCTGGATCCGCAGAAGATGTGGACCCTCGACGACGTGCGCGGCAACACGTTCAACAGCCCCAACGTGCTGCTGAACCAGATGACCAACGACGAGCGGGACGCGCATGTCGCGGCGTACCGCGCCGGCGGGGTCCCGGCCTGA
- a CDS encoding sigma-54-dependent Fis family transcriptional regulator, with amino-acid sequence MVRPADSSVDAQRAREQFLSAGALQPDAVAPSVLNSWQRSRELQVHPDRVDLPYLRDPDTDTPLMHAAAPVLRRIAEDLSDQAVSVVLTSADGLVLDRIAADTEFERILDDVRLARGYSYAEEFAGTNGIGTALETGQPAFIRGSEHYVGTLGGLACAGSPIREPVTRRILGVVDLTCWARQADPLLFVLAKSAGSQIEDRLRTMNNETETALLDAYLKQSRRYPGGVLAIGGDVVLMNRYLRQALDAADQTVLLDHAAELTRSSFTSTTVAQLPSGASVKISAAERIMVGVRGDSVVLHVSVHVAESIPVRGSQHIPRLAGRSSSFRRSAHQVERCYRDREWVVIEGEKGSGRTHLGYSVARFVTPEKTIPVLRIGDFETPESFVAAFDSETDDADFAVIVADVDELPDEVLHPLAAVMQTRAGRGWIAATTSAERDSQLVDMLMLPFFTHTVTVPALRHRIEDLHELVPMLLNELSRGEARMDAEAMRQLAKLPWPGNIAQLRHVLTETLRRQRSGVIGADKLPSECRSVTRRKLTRLEAMERDAIVRSLLENDGNKAEAAEALGMSRATIYRKIKDFGIA; translated from the coding sequence ATGGTCAGACCTGCCGACAGCTCCGTCGACGCACAACGCGCCCGGGAGCAGTTCCTGTCCGCCGGCGCCCTCCAACCGGACGCCGTTGCCCCGAGCGTGCTCAACTCCTGGCAGCGGTCACGCGAACTGCAAGTCCATCCCGATCGCGTCGACCTGCCCTATCTGCGCGACCCGGACACCGATACTCCGCTCATGCATGCGGCCGCCCCCGTGTTGCGACGCATCGCCGAGGATCTCTCCGACCAGGCGGTGAGCGTGGTGCTCACGTCAGCGGACGGCTTGGTGCTGGACCGCATCGCAGCCGACACCGAGTTCGAGCGAATCCTCGACGACGTGCGCCTGGCCCGCGGGTACAGCTACGCCGAGGAGTTCGCAGGCACCAACGGCATCGGCACCGCGCTGGAGACCGGCCAGCCGGCGTTCATCCGGGGCAGTGAACACTACGTCGGCACCCTGGGCGGTCTGGCGTGCGCCGGTTCGCCGATCCGCGAACCCGTCACCCGCCGGATCCTCGGCGTCGTCGATCTGACGTGCTGGGCCCGGCAGGCCGATCCACTGCTCTTCGTTCTCGCCAAGAGCGCAGGCAGCCAGATCGAAGACCGCCTCCGCACCATGAACAACGAGACCGAGACCGCGCTGCTCGACGCATATCTGAAGCAGAGCCGCCGTTATCCCGGCGGGGTGCTCGCCATCGGCGGAGACGTCGTGCTGATGAACCGATACCTGCGCCAGGCGCTGGACGCCGCCGACCAGACGGTGCTGTTGGATCACGCCGCGGAGCTGACACGATCGTCATTCACCTCGACGACGGTGGCCCAACTGCCCAGCGGTGCGTCAGTGAAGATCTCGGCAGCCGAACGCATCATGGTCGGCGTCCGCGGCGACAGCGTCGTTCTCCACGTTTCCGTTCACGTGGCCGAGAGCATTCCCGTCCGAGGCTCACAGCACATCCCCCGCCTGGCCGGCCGGAGCAGTTCCTTCCGCCGAAGCGCCCATCAGGTGGAGCGCTGCTACCGCGACCGCGAATGGGTGGTCATCGAGGGCGAGAAAGGCTCTGGGCGAACCCATCTGGGGTATTCAGTGGCGCGTTTCGTCACCCCGGAAAAAACGATTCCCGTGCTGCGCATCGGTGACTTCGAAACTCCCGAAAGCTTCGTCGCCGCCTTCGACTCCGAGACCGACGACGCCGACTTCGCGGTGATCGTCGCCGATGTCGACGAACTTCCCGACGAGGTACTGCACCCGCTGGCGGCCGTCATGCAGACCCGCGCGGGCCGCGGCTGGATCGCCGCCACCACCAGCGCAGAGCGCGACTCGCAGTTGGTGGACATGCTCATGCTGCCCTTCTTCACCCACACCGTCACGGTGCCCGCGCTGCGGCACCGCATCGAGGACCTCCACGAGCTCGTTCCGATGCTCCTCAACGAATTGAGCCGGGGAGAAGCCCGCATGGACGCCGAGGCCATGCGGCAGTTGGCCAAACTGCCGTGGCCGGGCAACATCGCCCAGCTGCGTCATGTGCTGACCGAGACGCTGCGCCGCCAACGGTCCGGGGTGATCGGCGCCGACAAGTTGCCCTCCGAATGCCGGTCGGTCACCCGCCGCAAACTCACGCGCCTGGAGGCGATGGAACGCGACGCGATCGTGCGCAGTCTGTTGGAGAATGACGGCAACAAGGCCGAAGCCGCAGAGGCCCTGGGAATGTCACGAGCCACGATCTACCGCAAGATCAAAGACTTCGGCATCGCGTGA
- a CDS encoding TetR/AcrR family transcriptional regulator, translated as MPRTPDPDKRAHLLQAVVDYLEVHGVADMSLAPMAEALGTSKRMLLYYFGDRGELLAQALNASRPDVGEMFDAVTTEAEFADAARRLWHAITRGAQRRTVGLMLQVLSLAATDPTYQPYAHTAVTVMLDPIARALVGLGYSRAEADVRASLVVSALRGLCQDRIVTGHSRRVDAAAELVITAAVHPPAGCGQRD; from the coding sequence ATGCCGCGCACCCCCGATCCGGACAAGCGCGCACACCTGCTGCAGGCGGTCGTCGACTATCTCGAAGTGCACGGTGTCGCGGACATGTCCTTGGCGCCGATGGCCGAGGCGCTGGGGACGAGCAAGCGAATGCTGTTGTATTACTTCGGCGATCGCGGCGAACTTCTGGCGCAGGCGCTCAACGCGAGTAGGCCCGACGTGGGGGAGATGTTCGACGCGGTCACCACCGAGGCTGAGTTCGCCGACGCGGCCCGCCGGCTGTGGCACGCGATCACAAGAGGCGCCCAGCGACGCACCGTCGGGTTGATGCTGCAGGTGCTGAGCCTGGCCGCCACCGACCCCACCTATCAGCCGTACGCCCACACGGCGGTCACAGTGATGCTGGATCCGATCGCGCGAGCGCTGGTGGGATTGGGATATTCGCGCGCAGAGGCCGACGTCCGGGCAAGCCTCGTCGTGTCCGCGCTGCGCGGTCTGTGCCAGGACCGGATAGTGACCGGGCACTCGCGCCGCGTCGACGCTGCCGCCGAACTCGTCATCACCGCCGCCGTCCACCCGCCGGCCGGTTGTGGCCAGCGCGATTGA
- a CDS encoding FAD-dependent monooxygenase yields the protein MQNTRPLRVAVVGAGIGGLTAAIAMRSRGVDVHVYEQASELKAVGAGVSIAPNGSRILTGLGLGDQLRALAGPISQYVFRSWQGEPIAGEPSTLSFGDPARTWFLHRGDFQRVLSDALPQGALTLGCGVTGVTERPDGVTVHFANGGSVDADLVVGADGIHSRLQGSVSTPAQPVSEGVMAYRGLIPAERLAGIALPGVLESSAMWMGPERSFLVYPVSAGRLLNVVAFAPTNLDVVESWTAPGDVAELAASYAGWDQAVLDIIAAMDNTFRWGIYDREPLTTWTSERVALLGDSAHAVVPHLGQGANQAIEDAITLAVLLEDCAPAQMRQRLDLYQDLRLARTRRVRTGAREAGLLYRTAGLPASVRAERINAIFEGIEVNTYDAERVARDRLAAQSSDETTMVTAR from the coding sequence GTGCAGAACACCCGACCACTTCGCGTTGCTGTCGTCGGAGCCGGCATCGGCGGGCTCACCGCCGCCATCGCAATGCGCTCCCGCGGTGTGGATGTGCACGTCTACGAACAGGCATCCGAGCTCAAGGCCGTCGGCGCGGGCGTCTCGATCGCCCCCAACGGATCCCGGATCCTGACCGGTCTCGGGCTCGGCGACCAGCTGCGCGCCCTCGCCGGCCCGATCTCGCAGTACGTGTTCCGCTCCTGGCAAGGCGAACCGATCGCCGGCGAACCGTCCACGCTGTCGTTCGGAGACCCGGCGCGGACCTGGTTCCTGCATCGCGGCGACTTCCAGCGTGTGTTGTCCGACGCCCTTCCCCAGGGCGCGCTGACGCTGGGTTGCGGCGTCACCGGTGTCACCGAGCGCCCAGACGGGGTGACCGTGCACTTCGCAAACGGCGGCTCCGTCGACGCCGATCTGGTTGTGGGCGCCGACGGCATCCACTCGCGCCTGCAGGGTTCGGTCAGCACTCCGGCCCAACCGGTCAGCGAGGGTGTCATGGCCTACCGAGGACTGATTCCCGCCGAACGGCTCGCCGGCATCGCCCTTCCGGGCGTCCTGGAATCGAGTGCGATGTGGATGGGTCCGGAGCGCAGCTTCCTCGTCTATCCAGTGTCAGCGGGGCGACTGCTCAACGTGGTCGCGTTCGCACCGACCAACCTGGACGTCGTCGAGTCCTGGACGGCGCCGGGTGACGTCGCCGAACTCGCGGCGTCCTATGCCGGTTGGGATCAAGCCGTGCTCGACATCATCGCGGCTATGGACAACACCTTCCGATGGGGGATCTACGACCGCGAGCCGCTGACCACGTGGACGAGTGAACGCGTCGCGCTGCTGGGCGACTCGGCGCACGCCGTCGTCCCGCACCTGGGGCAAGGTGCCAACCAGGCAATCGAAGACGCCATCACCCTCGCGGTGCTGCTCGAGGACTGCGCGCCTGCCCAGATGCGGCAACGGCTCGACCTGTACCAGGATCTCCGGCTGGCCCGCACTCGCCGTGTTCGAACCGGCGCGCGCGAGGCGGGACTCCTCTACCGAACCGCTGGACTGCCGGCGAGCGTTCGCGCCGAGCGGATCAACGCCATCTTCGAAGGCATCGAGGTCAACACGTATGACGCCGAACGCGTCGCGCGGGATCGGCTCGCCGCCCAATCCTCGGACGAGACGACGATGGTGACCGCTCGTTAG
- a CDS encoding LacI family DNA-binding transcriptional regulator, which translates to MGTLDDVARAAGVSKSVASRALTGDARARMSEATRARILAAAAELDYVPNARARALRQSRSGAIGLIVPDVNNAVFADMLAGVQQATARHGTDVLLGQVDPPPEGAHQLSRLVREGRVDGLLIQRREDFDDAMLAAVLHSGVPAITVNSRLPGRTGSVILEDQRGAALATEHLIGLGHQRIAFISGTHAHDTARRRKSGHLTAMADAGLTPDPAWAVDAGWESDAGARALAALNRNVGLGRPSGPTAVVVASVNAAVGALFTALRLGLRVPHDLSIVGINTTWVSSTVYPAITTVKLPLHRLGELAATMLLDHLGGAPLTDVVVDDPAPELLVLETTAPPGA; encoded by the coding sequence ATGGGCACCCTCGATGACGTGGCGCGTGCGGCGGGGGTCTCGAAGTCAGTCGCCTCGCGCGCTCTCACGGGCGATGCCAGGGCGCGTATGAGCGAAGCCACCCGTGCCCGGATCTTGGCCGCCGCGGCCGAACTCGACTATGTGCCCAATGCCCGCGCCCGCGCGTTGCGCCAATCCCGGTCCGGCGCAATCGGTCTGATTGTGCCCGATGTCAACAATGCAGTGTTCGCCGATATGTTGGCAGGAGTACAGCAGGCGACCGCCCGCCACGGCACCGACGTGCTTCTCGGCCAGGTCGACCCGCCACCGGAGGGCGCTCATCAGCTGTCCCGCCTGGTCCGGGAAGGACGGGTCGACGGACTGCTGATCCAAAGGCGCGAGGATTTCGACGACGCCATGCTGGCCGCGGTGCTGCATTCCGGCGTCCCCGCCATCACCGTCAACTCCCGACTGCCGGGCCGGACCGGATCAGTGATCCTGGAGGATCAGCGCGGCGCAGCACTGGCCACCGAACATCTGATCGGACTGGGCCACCAACGCATCGCGTTCATCTCGGGCACGCACGCGCACGACACGGCGCGCAGGCGTAAGAGCGGCCATCTGACCGCCATGGCCGACGCCGGCCTCACACCCGACCCGGCCTGGGCGGTCGATGCCGGGTGGGAATCCGACGCCGGCGCACGGGCTCTCGCGGCGTTGAATCGCAACGTCGGATTGGGCAGACCGAGCGGTCCTACCGCCGTCGTGGTCGCCAGCGTGAACGCTGCCGTCGGCGCTCTGTTCACCGCCTTGCGGCTGGGCCTGCGGGTACCGCACGACCTGTCGATCGTCGGCATCAACACGACGTGGGTCTCCAGCACGGTGTATCCCGCGATCACGACGGTCAAGTTGCCCCTGCACCGACTCGGCGAACTCGCCGCGACGATGCTGTTGGATCACCTCGGGGGCGCCCCGCTCACCGATGTGGTGGTCGATGACCCTGCCCCTGAATTATTGGTGCTGGAGACCACGGCCCCGCCGGGTGCATGA
- a CDS encoding enoyl-CoA hydratase/isomerase family protein, translating into MNETLMAETVTVDADVDAGVLHLVLNRPEKRNAFDLGMVRSLTRIIDGRPPGTRVIVLSGGAFFCAGADIAVYGRGDQGEIGELTRAAGVLVETIATVPVPVIAAVEGMALGGGFEVALAADLIIAGDTAKFGLPEVSLGLVPGWGGTQRLTAQVGGRKAKEIIMFGQRLPAAQAWELGLVNEVVPAGACRERALELAGQLAGSSASALAATKELVSGAEQALAYSDERATLMELFTSADGIEGVAAFVQKRPAQFGR; encoded by the coding sequence ATGAACGAGACGCTGATGGCGGAGACGGTGACCGTCGACGCAGATGTCGATGCCGGAGTACTGCATCTGGTGTTGAACCGCCCTGAGAAACGCAACGCATTCGACCTCGGCATGGTGCGAAGTCTGACCAGGATCATCGATGGTCGCCCGCCCGGCACCCGGGTGATCGTGCTCAGCGGCGGCGCGTTCTTCTGTGCCGGAGCCGATATTGCTGTGTACGGTCGCGGCGATCAGGGTGAGATCGGTGAACTCACCCGTGCCGCCGGGGTTCTGGTGGAAACGATTGCCACGGTTCCGGTTCCCGTCATCGCCGCGGTGGAAGGGATGGCACTGGGCGGCGGATTCGAAGTGGCGCTGGCTGCTGACCTCATCATCGCGGGTGATACGGCGAAGTTCGGGCTTCCAGAGGTGTCCTTGGGGCTGGTGCCGGGGTGGGGTGGCACGCAGCGGTTGACGGCTCAAGTGGGCGGTCGTAAAGCCAAGGAGATCATCATGTTTGGGCAGCGACTGCCGGCGGCGCAAGCATGGGAACTCGGCCTGGTGAACGAGGTGGTGCCGGCCGGCGCGTGCCGCGAACGTGCCCTCGAGTTGGCCGGGCAACTGGCTGGATCGTCGGCCTCGGCGTTGGCTGCCACCAAGGAGCTCGTCTCCGGCGCGGAGCAGGCGCTGGCCTACAGTGACGAGCGCGCCACCCTGATGGAACTTTTCACTTCAGCAGACGGCATCGAGGGAGTCGCCGCCTTCGTGCAGAAGCGCCCCGCGCAGTTCGGACGATGA
- a CDS encoding CaiB/BaiF CoA transferase family protein: protein MAMLDGIRVVSFTHFLQGPSATQMLADLGAHVIKVEPPTGAFERSWSGPDAYLNGESVFFLLGNRNVDSLVVDLKDPEWVDAVIRLLDEADVLIESFRPGVMDRLGLGWERLRDRNPRLVYCSLSGYGSDGPYKDRPGQDVLLQSLSGIAAATGTADDPPTPVGASVVDQHGAVLGAFGILAALHGRERTGRGARVESNLLSAALDLQIEPLSYFLNGYTGRRSGSGVSSPYYKAPYGVFATADGHLTLSLNALTVLAAVFEDDWFLGIGEDSSYERREDVNERVAKHMAQRTTEDWSAVFAAAGVWFAPVNTYADIVADPQVLHNKSVIEIDHPRAGAVKLLGHPIIYDGQRPGVRSMPPELGSSNRTVLAELGFSATEIDRLQAKVGK from the coding sequence ATGGCCATGCTCGACGGGATACGCGTCGTTAGCTTTACGCACTTTCTTCAGGGGCCTTCGGCCACCCAGATGCTTGCCGATCTGGGCGCGCACGTCATCAAGGTCGAGCCGCCGACGGGTGCGTTCGAACGGTCGTGGTCGGGCCCCGACGCCTATCTCAACGGCGAGAGCGTCTTTTTCCTACTGGGCAACCGGAACGTCGACAGCCTCGTGGTGGATCTCAAGGACCCCGAATGGGTGGACGCCGTCATCCGTCTGCTCGACGAAGCGGACGTCCTGATCGAGAGTTTCCGCCCCGGAGTCATGGATCGACTGGGACTGGGGTGGGAGCGGCTGCGCGACCGCAACCCACGATTGGTGTACTGCTCATTGTCGGGCTATGGCAGCGACGGCCCCTACAAAGACCGGCCGGGCCAGGATGTGCTGTTGCAGTCCCTATCGGGGATTGCTGCCGCGACCGGTACCGCCGATGATCCACCGACGCCAGTCGGCGCGTCGGTGGTAGACCAGCACGGCGCAGTCCTCGGAGCGTTCGGCATCCTGGCGGCCCTCCATGGCCGGGAACGTACCGGGCGAGGGGCACGGGTGGAGAGCAATCTCCTCAGTGCCGCGCTCGATCTCCAGATCGAACCGTTGTCCTACTTTCTCAACGGCTACACCGGTAGGCGCAGCGGCAGCGGTGTGTCGTCGCCGTATTACAAGGCGCCCTACGGCGTTTTCGCCACCGCCGACGGTCACCTCACGCTGTCGCTCAATGCGCTGACAGTGCTGGCTGCCGTCTTCGAGGATGATTGGTTCCTGGGCATCGGCGAAGATTCGTCGTATGAGCGGCGCGAGGACGTCAACGAGCGGGTGGCAAAACACATGGCGCAGCGCACAACCGAGGATTGGAGTGCAGTTTTCGCCGCAGCCGGGGTCTGGTTCGCGCCGGTGAACACTTACGCCGATATCGTCGCGGACCCCCAGGTGCTGCACAACAAGTCGGTGATCGAAATCGACCATCCGAGGGCAGGTGCTGTCAAGCTCCTTGGGCACCCGATCATCTACGACGGCCAGCGTCCCGGGGTGCGCAGCATGCCGCCTGAGCTGGGTAGCTCCAACCGGACCGTCCTTGCCGAATTAGGCTTCAGCGCAACCGAAATCGATCGTCTTCAAGCAAAGGTGGGTAAGTGA